In the genome of Cherax quadricarinatus isolate ZL_2023a chromosome 40, ASM3850222v1, whole genome shotgun sequence, one region contains:
- the LOC128687183 gene encoding uncharacterized protein, with translation MPSLTLKASDAVLAVSQAITTVLRCSTNSAFINDTLARLNANTVEESEQRLGLHLWSILHRHQGVDIPPEVAEEISTFPLQEHTPPCRITRETDGSPSKSITQDDTSQSMVTEEDYEDTLIFPPLINDSSLEVTEHEVSVSSGVLHQELLTEDIMRCHPLLTASLHPLRSSTPIQSCDSRIRSEGNIPYWSHVNSQTTYEPIASNVIVSEYDNELHILRGVSGQQSSECYQDRDFYENSSGNIAVSSLRESTYSNSPLLPRLGCLEDSQFFEDVVSDTNFTNPCGNGNKARGDSTRTSRSEIDQALSLLSCALNRQELFVSQPDKTEEAISGLSESLSRSQLVLLSEHHQQTGCITSTFQNSYQNSCVSPLAQNQESCNTDPPQELRGESLPSRDTGKVLDILQEDQSLVADRTGSSQDSVSILQDNNESWFPRYELIANKGTTTELHDTNQIEQVGISSDSDNELVDAEFVNLAESPIPLSGGSESLDESEISFNIETASNSESILSVVDHTNNSSHLPTTLQAEATTEFQENEGQYEENQLIKGASLVRTNSPISGFPGSSSPSTKCDFMTSINHYNISLEDKVVSQTSDEKQSCHNRKLPANSLLRTVGVSTVSPFEEAMVALLLVDEQLRCRPCRKKTPTKDDKRTQKSQSNVTSINAENIMFPTADIITHNAKDDYKFSFPVSKRLCLLKADIMIKPTTRADTNAEDLANEQSPQLPSEKSSLGSDTSETGALPPHTSPAEELIHLPEQASFNQTERVKANIDIVSNASLKVDENDDGSVLMSQQILPDRNLTEERDKDPTDNVSPQSLHEQVLPDLKTDDGGWQPSSDNASAQSDKSEDENSESLLKGMTFDPVYEALNSSAFHSSNITQKINELKNGEINDHSLLQESINLSSEQPTRPKNNLASNTNCVCNSESPNNVLPNKKINPATNSPQQSISFQVLSSTEFESRSQIHQTENMKLGIPSFDTTMPHKDTLESALSPSSPRLSNIVVGRTEELLPICATYQYQYLGNILDQHEPGGQFCDLPNKKMASSDHIPSKTGIFNDGTTNVIGSEIKSYQPLIPNDPPFKTTVSGDKLRAKAELQDDTAANGLHDNELQQVVVSESKQPRIETADDDLQKGHGVKNKSGSKLPMIEVTSDGHSWEKPPFKEVKRQDYEVADMPQGEPADVTSNSDELEVIMSIVQTEGTISEDELWETDVPEVIIPDDDLERIAVPDVPVNHLREISPVKSVTEAALISDATMKDVDGSQEVTMTEDTLPPDVTMLEELSVDEDLPSQTTDIQENSIEIMAVPECEISGSARESQDNRKGVMSITCEPTREEIATQRVSGSTWSEDWSGDITMLDIASSDHELSLSLDYNSDDFTW, from the exons GCGAGTGACGCGGTGTTGGCAGTGAGCCAGGCCATCACAACAGTGCTCAGGTGCTCTACTAACTCTGCCTTCATCAACGACACTCTCGCTCGTCTCAAT GCTAATACAGTGGAGGAGTCCGAGCAGCGGCTGGGCCTGCACTTGTGGTCGATCCTCCACAGGCACCAAGGCGTCGACATCCCACCTGAGGTGGCTGAAGAAATCTCCACGTTTCCCCTTCAGGAGCACACACCGCCATGCAGAATTACCAGGGAGACTGACGGCTCCCCAAGCAAGAGTATTACTCAAGATGATACGTCTCAGTCAATGGTTACGGAGGAAGATTATGAAGATACGTTGATCTTCCCTCCACTAATTAACGATTCAAGTTTGGAGGTGACAGAACATGAGGTGTCTGTATCATCTGGGGTGCTTCACCAAGAGCTATTGACGGAAGACATCATGAGATGCCACCCATTACTTACAGCATCGTTACACCCACTTCGTTCTTCCACTCCTATACAGTCTTGTGATTCTCGTATTCGCAGTGAAGGTAACATCCCCTACTGGTCACACGTCAACTCGCAGACGACTTATGAGCCGATTGCCAGCAATGTAATAGTCTCTGAATACGATAACGAGTTACATATTCTTCGAGGTGTTAGTGGGCAGCAATCTAGTGAGTGTTACCAAGATCGGGATTTTTACGAGAACAGCAGTGGTAATATTGCAGTTTCAAGTCTTCGTGAGTCAACCTACTCTAACTCCCCACTTTTACCTCGGCTGGGATGTCTCGAGGATAGTCAGTTCTTTGAGGACGTCGTCAGCGATACAAATTTTACTAATCCTTGCGGCAATGGCAATAAGGCAAGGGGTGATAGTACGCGCACGTCTAGAAGCGAAATTGACCAAGCACTTTCCCTGCTCTCCTGTGCTTTAAATCGCCAAGAGCTATTTGTGTCTCAGCCCGATAAGACTGAAGAAGCAATTTCTGGACTTTCAGAGTCCCTATCACGAAGTCAACTCGTACTTCTCTCTGAGCATCACCAACAAACCGGATGTATAACATCTACATTTCAGAACTCATACCAGAATTCTTGCGTTTCACCACTCGCACAGAATCAAGAATCTTGTAATACAGATCCCCCTCAGGAGCTTAGGGGTGAATCTCTTCCATCAAGAGACACTGGGAAAGTTTTAGACATCTTACAAGAAGATCAAAGTTTAGTAGCTGACAGAACTGGATCCTCTCAGGATTCTGTGAGCATTTTACAAGATAACAATGAATCGTGGTTTCCTAGATACGAACTCATAGCTAATAAAGGTACAACAACCGAGTTACATGATACCAACCAAATAGAACAAGTGGGAATTTCAAGTGATAGTGACAATGAACTGGTAGATGCAGAATTTGTCAATCTTGCTGAATCTCCTATACCTCTCAGTGGAGGGTCTGAATCCTTAGACGAATCTGAAATTAGTTTTAATATTGAAACTGCTTCGAATAGTGAATCAATATTAAGCGTAGTTGACCACACCAACAATTCTTCACATTTACCAACAACTCTTCAAGCTGAAGCGACGACAGAATTTCAAGAAAACGAGGGCCAATATGAGGAAAATCAGTTGATTAAAGGTGCATCTTTGGTTCGAACAAATTCACCGATCTCTGGATTCCCAGGTTCTAGTTCACCATCGACAAAATGTGATTTTATGACTTCTATAAATCATTACAATATTTCATTAGAAGATAAAGTAGTTTCTCAAACATCTGATGAGAAACAGAGCTGTCATAACAGAAAATTACCGGCGAATTCATTACTCAGGACTGTGGGAGTTTCCACAGTTTCCCCATTCGAAGAGGCTATGGTTGCACTACTATTAGTTGATGAACAGCTGCGATGTCGTCCTTGTCGTAAAAAAACGCCCACAAAGGATGACAAACGTACACAGAAGTCTCAATCTAACGTGACCTCCATAAATGCTGAGAATATTATGTTCCCCACTGCAGATATTATCACTCATAATGCGAAAGACGATTATAAGTTTTCGTTTCCTGTTTCTAAAAGGCTTTGTCTTCTGAAGGCTGACATAATGATCAAACCAACAACTCGTGCAGACACAAATGCCGAGGATCTTGCCAACGAGCAATCACCGCAACTACCTTCTGAAAAATCGTCATTAGGCTCAGACACAAGCGAAACCGGAGCTTTGCCACCACACACTAGTCCCGCCGAAGAACTGATACACTTACCTGAACAGGCTTCATTCAACCAAACGGAACGTGTTAAAGCAAATATAGACATCGTGTCCAATGCATCATTAAAAGTAGATGAAAATGACGACGGGTCAGTACTAATGTCTCAGCAAATATTACCAGATCGAAACCTCACTGAGGAGAGAGATAAGGATCCAACAGATAACGTATCTCCGCAATCCCTTCATGAGCAGGTTTTACCAGATCTAAAAACTGATGATGGAGGGTGGCAGCCTTCGAGTGACAACGCTTCAGCACAAAGTGATAAAAGTGAAGATGAGAATTCAGAGTCTCTTCTAAAAGGAATGACGTTTGACCCAGTGTATGAAGCCTTAAATTCCTCTGCTTTCCACTCTAGTAATATTACCCAAAAGATAAATGAGCTTAAGAACGGGGAGATTAATGATCATTCTCTCCTTCAAGAGTCGATAAACCTTAGTTCTGAGCAGCCAACCAGGCCAAAAAATAACCTAGCTAGCAACACTAACTGTGTCTGCAATAGTGAATCTCCTAACAACGTGCTGCCAAACAAGAAAATAAATCCGGCCACAAATAGCCCTCAACAGAGTATTTCTTTTCAGGTATTATCTTCAACAGAATTTGAATCCCGATCCCAAATACATCAAACAGAGAACATGAAACTCGGAATCCCGAGTTTCGATACTACAATGCCTCATAAAGATACTCTTGAAAGTGCATTATCTCCATCCTCTCCAAGACTGAGTAATATAGTTGTGGGTAGAACAGAGGAGCTGTTACCAATATGTGCTACGTATCAGTATCAATATCTTGGGAACATTTTAGATCAGCATGAGCCAGGCGGGCAGTTCTGTGATCTTCCAAATAAAAAAATGGCTTCAAGTGACCATATACCGTCCAAAACAGGCATATTTAACGATGGTACAACTAACGTCATTGGGTCTGAGATAAAGTCATATCAACCCTTAATACCAAATGACCCTCCATTTAAAACCACAGTATCAGGAGACAAGTTACGTGCAAAAGCTGAACTCCAAGATGACACCGCTGCAAATGGTCTACATGACAATGAATTACAGCAAGTAGTAGTATCCGAAAGTAAGCAGCCTCGCATTGAAACAGCTGACGATGATTTACAGAAAGGCCACGGCGTCAAGAATAAGTCTGGAAGTAAATTGCCTATGATCGAGGTTACATCAGATGGTCATAGCTGGGAGAAACCACCATTTAAAGAAGTCAAAAGACAGGATTATGAAGTAGCTGATATGCCTCAGGGAGAACCAGCGGATGTTACATCAAACAGTGACGAGCTAGAAGTAATTATGTCAATTGTGCAAACGGAGGGCACAATATCAGAAGATGAGTTATGGGAAACAGACGTTCCTGAAGTTATAATACCGGATGATGATTTGGAGAGAATAGCTGTGCCAGATGTTCCTGTCAATCATTTGAGAGAAATTTCTCCTGTAAAGAGTGTCACAGAGGCAGCATTAATATCTGACGCTACAATGAAAGATGTCGACGGTTCACAAGAAGTGACAATGACAGAAGACACGTTACCACCCGACGTAACAATGTTAGAAGAGCTTTCTGTAGACGAGGATTTGCCATCACAAACTACTGATATTCAGGAAAACTCCATTGAGATCATGGCAGTACCTGAATGTGAAATATCCGGGTCGGCCAGAGAGAGCCAAGACAATCGTAAGGGTGTGATGAGTATTACATGTGAACCAACAAGGGAAGAAATAGCCACACAGAGAGTCAGTGGCTCTACTTGGTCTGAAGACTGGTCAGGCGATATTACGATGCTCGACATTGCTTCCTCAGATCACGAACTTTCTCTCAGTTTAGATTATAACTCTGATGACTTCACCTGGTGA